From a region of the Candidatus Aminicenantes bacterium genome:
- a CDS encoding protein kinase yields the protein MIGRTLLHYRIVEEIGRGGMGVVYKAIDTHLDRPVAIKVLPPDKLADPERKRRFVLEAKAASALHHPNIVVIHDIASDQGQDFIVMEYVDGASLDTLIGRRGLKLGPALGYAVQIADGLARAHAAGIVHRDLKPTNVMVAAGGLVKILDFGLAKLAEPASDAEQGRTMTLTPDDKPRTEEGFIVGTAAYMSPEQAEGGTIDARSDIFSFGVLLYEMLTGQKAFQRDSRIKTLAAVLNEEPRPASSVNETLPPDAERILTRCLRKDPARRWQTASDLKVALVDLKEDSESGKLPAAVRPARAGKRPSAVRLAGLVLILAAAAAVLRLAVFKPVRAIAYETTRLTFDTGLTMTPTISPDGKFVVYTSDREGTGTMDLWMQQISGGKPLRLTDDPANDWYPCFSPDGTKIAFRSERDGGGIFVIDALGGVARRIADRGSVPRFSPDGSLISFISVPGSLESGLFDIFLVPAAGGTPRPFHPEFRFSRAQMGAGTVWAPDGSALLVHGARDNDPASVDWWVLPIDGGAPIRTGAVANLGLELLVHYPEAWRKEGVYYISGTTIEGVNIFRAPIDAKTRVVSGPAVPLTSGPGMKIGVTVAGDGLLAYSAVTAGIDAWSVSARSDQGVVSTDLRKVTHDLMQKYSPAVSRDGKQIAFIAFGGVKGAKLEVRRMDFASGRETVFPCLTLGMSFNHYPRFSPGGSLLAYRDSFAGKLHTFVVPAGAAAGRDVGAVGKLLDFFSYPDFALVQADAKHLVKRRLSSGEQSVVLALQDGFFGDGSLSPDDRWAVYRAGLPDGRVSIAITPVGPAPASPSGIIPVAVSDRYVSNPRWSPNGGYVYFLSERDGRCRLYAQKLDPRSKKPQGEAQAVFTSPGERINLNYPMGNGFIDVAADKIIFTVDEASGNIVLLTPKK from the coding sequence ATGATCGGCCGGACTCTGTTGCATTATCGCATCGTGGAGGAAATCGGCCGCGGCGGGATGGGAGTCGTCTACAAGGCCATCGACACCCACCTCGACCGCCCGGTGGCCATCAAAGTCCTGCCCCCCGACAAGCTGGCGGACCCGGAGCGCAAGCGCCGCTTCGTCCTCGAGGCCAAGGCCGCATCCGCCCTCCACCACCCGAACATCGTCGTCATCCACGACATCGCCTCGGACCAAGGCCAGGACTTTATCGTTATGGAATATGTGGACGGCGCCTCGCTCGACACCCTGATCGGCAGGCGCGGGCTGAAGCTCGGCCCGGCCCTCGGCTACGCGGTCCAGATAGCGGACGGGCTGGCTCGGGCCCATGCCGCGGGGATCGTACACCGAGATCTCAAGCCGACCAACGTCATGGTCGCCGCAGGAGGGCTGGTCAAGATCCTCGACTTCGGTCTGGCCAAGCTGGCCGAGCCCGCTTCCGATGCCGAACAGGGGCGGACCATGACCCTCACCCCCGACGACAAGCCGCGCACCGAGGAGGGCTTCATCGTCGGCACGGCCGCCTATATGTCCCCCGAGCAGGCCGAGGGCGGGACGATCGACGCCCGTTCGGACATCTTCTCCTTCGGCGTCCTCCTCTACGAGATGCTGACGGGGCAGAAGGCGTTCCAGCGCGACAGCCGGATCAAGACCCTGGCCGCCGTGCTGAACGAGGAGCCGCGTCCTGCCTCGTCCGTCAACGAGACCCTCCCTCCCGACGCGGAGCGGATTCTGACCCGATGCCTGCGCAAGGACCCGGCCCGCCGCTGGCAGACAGCCTCCGACCTCAAGGTCGCCCTGGTGGATTTGAAGGAGGATTCCGAGTCGGGCAAGCTCCCCGCCGCCGTCCGCCCCGCCCGCGCCGGCAAGCGGCCGTCGGCCGTCCGGCTGGCCGGATTGGTGCTCATTCTGGCCGCCGCGGCCGCCGTCCTGCGCCTGGCCGTCTTCAAGCCGGTCCGGGCGATCGCATATGAGACCACACGCCTGACTTTCGACACCGGCCTGACCATGACCCCGACGATCTCGCCGGACGGCAAGTTCGTCGTCTATACCTCCGATCGGGAAGGCACGGGGACCATGGATCTTTGGATGCAGCAGATCTCGGGAGGCAAGCCGCTCCGCCTGACCGACGATCCGGCCAACGATTGGTATCCGTGCTTCTCGCCCGACGGGACCAAGATCGCTTTCCGATCCGAGCGCGACGGCGGAGGCATTTTCGTCATCGACGCCTTGGGGGGCGTCGCCCGGCGGATCGCGGACCGTGGATCCGTGCCCCGCTTTTCCCCCGACGGATCGCTCATCTCGTTCATCTCCGTCCCGGGATCCCTGGAGTCAGGGCTGTTCGACATCTTTCTGGTCCCGGCCGCTGGCGGAACGCCGCGGCCCTTCCACCCGGAATTCAGGTTCTCCCGCGCCCAGATGGGGGCGGGGACGGTCTGGGCCCCGGACGGCAGCGCCCTGCTCGTCCACGGCGCACGGGACAACGATCCCGCCTCGGTCGACTGGTGGGTTTTGCCGATCGACGGCGGGGCTCCAATCAGGACCGGGGCGGTTGCCAACCTGGGGCTGGAGCTCCTCGTCCATTATCCCGAGGCCTGGCGGAAGGAGGGCGTTTATTACATCAGCGGCACGACGATCGAAGGCGTCAACATCTTCCGCGCGCCGATCGACGCCAAAACGCGGGTCGTCTCCGGGCCGGCCGTGCCGCTGACCTCCGGCCCCGGCATGAAGATCGGCGTGACCGTGGCCGGAGACGGCCTTCTCGCCTACTCTGCCGTCACGGCCGGAATTGACGCCTGGAGCGTCTCCGCCCGATCCGACCAGGGCGTTGTCTCGACGGATCTGCGCAAGGTCACCCATGACCTGATGCAGAAATACTCTCCCGCCGTCAGCCGGGACGGGAAGCAGATCGCCTTCATCGCCTTCGGCGGCGTGAAGGGGGCCAAGCTGGAGGTCCGCCGGATGGACTTCGCGAGCGGGCGGGAAACGGTCTTCCCTTGCCTGACCTTAGGCATGTCCTTCAACCATTATCCCCGGTTCAGCCCCGGCGGGTCGCTCCTCGCCTACCGGGACAGCTTCGCTGGGAAACTCCACACGTTCGTGGTGCCGGCCGGGGCGGCCGCCGGCCGCGACGTCGGCGCCGTCGGAAAGCTGCTGGACTTCTTCTCCTATCCCGACTTCGCCCTCGTCCAAGCCGACGCGAAGCATCTGGTCAAGCGGCGCTTGAGCTCCGGCGAACAATCCGTCGTCCTCGCCCTCCAGGACGGCTTCTTCGGTGACGGAAGCCTGTCACCCGACGATCGCTGGGCGGTTTATCGCGCCGGCCTGCCCGACGGGCGGGTCTCGATCGCAATCACCCCGGTGGGCCCGGCGCCGGCGTCCCCTTCGGGTATCATCCCCGTTGCCGTCAGCGATCGTTATGTGAGCAATCCGCGATGGTCCCCGAACGGGGGGTATGTTTATTTTTTATCGGAGCGAGACGGACGCTGCCGGCTCTACGCCCAAAAGCTCGATCCCCGGTCCAAGAAGCCGCAGGGCGAAGCCCAAGCCGTCTTCACTTCGCCGGGGGAGCGGATCAACCTGAACTATCCGATGGGCAACGGATTCATCGACGTGGCGGCGGACAAGATCATTTTCACGGTCGACGAAGCTTCGGGGAACATCGTCCTGCTGACGCCGAAGAAGTAA